The Saprospiraceae bacterium genome includes a window with the following:
- a CDS encoding type II toxin-antitoxin system RelE/ParE family toxin yields MRDEIEEKIKSKFFKSFEKVESGHKGNWFKHLEDEIWEFRERDSSKFYRIFAFWDPTLVKQTLIVGTHGLDKKTNKTPRHEIEKAKRSMNKYFEQKKDKI; encoded by the coding sequence ATGAGAGATGAGATTGAAGAAAAAATTAAATCAAAATTCTTCAAATCTTTCGAAAAAGTAGAATCAGGACATAAAGGAAATTGGTTCAAACATTTAGAAGATGAAATCTGGGAATTTAGAGAACGTGATTCATCCAAATTTTATAGAATTTTTGCATTTTGGGACCCAACTCTAGTCAAGCAAACACTAATTGTAGGAACACATGGTTTAGATAAGAAAACTAATAAAACTCCAAGGCATGAAATTGAAAAAGCCAAACGAAGCATGAACAAATATTTTGAACAAAAAAAAGATAAAATATGA